The Cicer arietinum cultivar CDC Frontier isolate Library 1 chromosome 1, Cicar.CDCFrontier_v2.0, whole genome shotgun sequence genome contains the following window.
AGCAGTGTCAAAACCAATTGACTTGTCAATAACCTATTTCAGATACAGAACAGCATTCAATTAGTATATTTAAATACTAatccttcttttcttttttcattaacatataatttttcatttagaaTCAAAGCATCCTTACAGGGATATCATTATCAATAGTTTTGGGAATTCCAACCACTGAAACTTTCAAGCCACGGCTTCTAATTTCCTGAATAAATAACCAAACCTCATTAGTATACTTCTGGTCAAGAATTGTTCTAGTCAGGGATTAAACTCAAGTGCCCTCGATCACTTAACTGTAACTGAATCTCATGAATCACTTGAGTCCAACCACTAAGTAACATCACTACAAATTTAACCATCATTTAAAACATATGTTGTGACTAGATCATAAGCGCACACGACAAAATGAGAAGTATATATAAACCTTAATTATCAATAATAGACCATAAAAAGCACTAAAACTACGTAAATTAATTACTACCTCAAAAATCAAAGCTGCTTCCTTTTGAGTTCCAAATCCTCCAAGTATATAAACCTGATTAATGCCCCTATCCTGAATGCTGTCAACAATCTTTGAGGTATCATGTCCTCCATATGATGTCCCAATGATGGTTCCACCACGTTTGTGAATATCATTGACAATCTTTGGTGTTAAATGAGTTGTATTTCGTGAGTAAAAACCTCTATACCCTCCCTACATTCAACTAAACCATTAGAATCTAGAtcatattttaatgaaaacaacaTCATTAAAAACTGTCACagttacataataaataatgTAATTACTAAACATTGATAATAAACTATACATACCTCTATTCCCAAAACTTCGTTCACTCCATACATATGGTATAAGCCGCAAACTATTTCTCTTATCACTGTATTTAGACCAGGACAAAGACCACCACATGTAACAACACAAGCATACACTTCCTCTGAATCAAAATATACCTGTCATACATTCACATATATTACATTAgtacattatatatataagcTAATGTTCAATTATGATtaaaatggaaaagaaaaacCTTTTGGGCGGGCCCGGCACGCCGAAAAAGGGTCCCTCTTGGACTATTTTTATGTACAACTATCtacaaaatggaaaaaaaaattgaataactAAATCATAAACACAGAAAGAATTGTGGAATTGCATAAAGGAGGAGAAATAGAACCAAAATGTTACAAAATGACTTGCCTGTTGTGCAATTGTTTCATCAGGATTCACATAATACTGCCTGTGGAAACATAAATTAATCAAGGTCATCATTAACAACTGACACCACAACATGGTAAACCAACTATAGTCGTGATTTTAAATTGCGGTGGTTGCAGTCGCATTTACAGCTACGCTAAAAATCTTTATATTGcagtaaaatatagacaaatgTGATCAATACGGCCGCAATTACGGTTGCAATACCATTAAGAAAACCTCTAAAACTATTAAATTGCAGTTACAGTTCCATACTACAATTTAGAATTATGCGCTACATGTATAAGTATAATTAAGGCCTTATTCATTAAGTTATTCTAGAGAGTTTAATGAAGTACATGTTTATAAATTATGCTAGGAAATAGATTGAATACACCTTATGCATGTTTGTTTCTATAAAATCACTCAAATATTGACACAAATGCTTATATCACATAAAAAAAGCTAAAATAAACTTAACCAAATagctttaaataaaattgacttACTTAACAACTGAATAAGAAGGATTGTCTTGTAATGGGTCAGGATATGTCTGCATGATCAAACAGAAGCagaaaaaatcatcaaaaaaatcataaatatatagttATCAATTCAAACAACACTGAATTCTGGAAAAACCAAAGCATCAATATACCAAGTAATGAACAAGAGAAgcaaaaagaattttaaaaaaaaaaattacatacagGAAGATCAGTGATGTAATCAGATAAGTGAGGAACATCTTCAAGTAGGAACTCAGAAACTGTTGTGTTAGCAGAATCTAGCATAGTGTTGTTGGATATTGTAATACCACAATTCGAATTTACCATGGCTTTTATTTTTCCGCAAGTTTATTACCACCTAGCTTCAACTATCTTTCTTATTCCTACAAAGTAcaaacacacacatatatatatataacatatgcATAGGAAATAACGTTTGGAATTTAATAATGATTTactttttgtcaaaatatattaataatgatttaaTGATATGATGTGGCGAATTTTACATCGGAATTTAGATCCCACTGAATGTCCACAGCTAAATTAtggtatttttttctta
Protein-coding sequences here:
- the LOC101498436 gene encoding ATP-dependent 6-phosphofructokinase 6-like — protein: MVNSNCGITISNNTMLDSANTTVSEFLLEDVPHLSDYITDLPTYPDPLQDNPSYSVVKQYYVNPDETIAQQIVVHKNSPRGTLFRRAGPAQKVYFDSEEVYACVVTCGGLCPGLNTVIREIVCGLYHMYGVNEVLGIEGGYRGFYSRNTTHLTPKIVNDIHKRGGTIIGTSYGGHDTSKIVDSIQDRGINQVYILGGFGTQKEAALIFEEIRSRGLKVSVVGIPKTIDNDIPVIDKSIGFDTAVEEAQRAINSAHVEAESAENGIGVVKLMGRCSGFIAMYATLASRDVDCCLIPESPFYLEGPGGLLEFIEKRLREQGHMVIVIAEGAGQELILSNDKSTVNKEDASNDDLFQDVGLWLSQKIKDHFAKCKKMAINLKYIDPTYMIRAIPSNASDNVFCTLLAQSAVHGAMAGYTGFTVGPVNGKNCYIPFHLINEGAKRVVVTDRMWARLLSSTHQPSFVNPQHITEEAIIE